From the genome of Chania multitudinisentens RB-25, one region includes:
- the purN gene encoding phosphoribosylglycinamide formyltransferase, with translation MKKIVVLISGQGSNLQALIDACQQGRIAANIVAVFSNKAQAYGLQRAEAAGITAHALDAKAFADREAFDAALAAAIDHYQPDLVVLAGYMRILSSAFVQHYAGRLLNIHPSLLPKYPGLHTHRQAIDNGDSEHGTSVHFVTEQLDGGPVILQAKVPIFPGDEEDEVIERVQAQEHTLYPLVVNWFVEGRLSMNDNAAWLDGERLPAQGYAAD, from the coding sequence ATGAAAAAGATTGTGGTATTGATCTCCGGCCAAGGAAGCAATCTCCAGGCGTTGATTGATGCCTGCCAGCAAGGTCGGATTGCGGCCAACATTGTGGCCGTCTTCAGCAACAAAGCGCAGGCTTATGGCCTGCAACGTGCTGAAGCAGCCGGTATCACCGCTCATGCGCTTGATGCCAAAGCCTTTGCCGATCGTGAAGCCTTTGACGCCGCACTGGCCGCAGCCATCGACCACTATCAGCCCGATTTAGTGGTGCTGGCCGGTTACATGCGCATCCTCAGCAGCGCGTTTGTGCAGCATTATGCCGGGCGCCTGTTGAATATCCACCCGTCACTGCTGCCGAAATACCCTGGTTTACACACCCACCGGCAGGCCATCGACAACGGTGATAGCGAACATGGCACTTCAGTTCATTTCGTCACCGAGCAGCTTGACGGTGGCCCGGTGATCCTGCAAGCCAAAGTGCCCATTTTTCCCGGTGATGAAGAGGATGAAGTGATTGAGCGCGTGCAAGCTCAGGAACACACACTCTATCCACTGGTGGTGAACTGGTTTGTTGAAGGGCGGTTGAGTATGAACGATAACGCAGCCTGGCTGGATGGCGAACGCTTGCCAGCACAAGGATATGCCGCAGATTGA
- the purM gene encoding phosphoribosylformylglycinamidine cyclo-ligase, protein MTDKTSLSYKDAGVDIDAGNALVDRIKGVVKQTRRPEVMGGLGGFGALCALPQKYREPILVSGTDGVGTKLRLAMDLKRHDTIGIDLVAMCVNDLVVQGAEPLFFLDYYATGKLDVDTAASVITGIAEGCKQSGCALVGGETAEMPGMYHGEDYDVAGFCVGVVEKSAIIDGSKVQSGDALIALAASGPHSNGYSLVRKILEVSNTDPTTTLLAGKPLADHLLAPTKIYVKSVLKLIENVDVHAIAHLTGGGFWENIPRVLPEGMQAVIDESSWQWPAIFNWLQQTGNVSRHEMYRTFNCGVGMIIALPEAAVEEAIALLTAAGEKAWKIGQLVASADEQPVVIQ, encoded by the coding sequence GTGACCGACAAAACCTCTCTCAGCTATAAAGACGCAGGTGTCGATATCGATGCTGGCAACGCATTGGTAGACCGCATCAAAGGTGTAGTGAAACAGACCCGCCGCCCGGAAGTCATGGGGGGATTGGGTGGGTTTGGCGCCCTGTGTGCGTTACCGCAGAAATACCGTGAACCGATCCTGGTTTCCGGTACTGACGGTGTGGGTACCAAGCTGCGTCTGGCGATGGATCTGAAACGCCACGACACCATCGGTATCGATCTGGTCGCCATGTGTGTCAATGATCTGGTGGTTCAGGGTGCCGAACCCCTGTTTTTCCTTGATTACTACGCTACGGGCAAATTAGACGTAGATACCGCGGCCAGCGTGATCACCGGTATCGCCGAAGGTTGCAAACAATCTGGCTGTGCGCTGGTTGGTGGCGAAACCGCCGAAATGCCCGGTATGTACCACGGCGAAGATTACGATGTAGCAGGCTTCTGCGTTGGCGTGGTTGAGAAATCCGCGATTATCGATGGCAGCAAAGTGCAATCCGGCGATGCCCTGATCGCGCTAGCCGCTTCCGGCCCGCACTCTAACGGCTATTCGCTGGTGCGTAAAATCCTTGAAGTGAGTAATACCGATCCCACCACGACCCTGTTGGCAGGCAAACCACTGGCTGACCATCTGCTGGCACCCACCAAGATTTACGTCAAATCAGTGTTGAAACTGATTGAAAACGTTGATGTTCACGCCATTGCTCACCTGACCGGCGGCGGTTTCTGGGAAAACATCCCACGCGTGCTGCCAGAAGGTATGCAAGCGGTCATTGACGAATCAAGCTGGCAATGGCCAGCCATCTTCAATTGGCTGCAACAGACCGGTAACGTCAGCCGCCATGAGATGTACCGCACTTTCAACTGTGGCGTAGGTATGATCATCGCGCTGCCGGAAGCAGCGGTTGAAGAAGCCATCGCCTTGTTAACCGCGGCGGGCGAAAAAGCCTGGAAAATCGGCCAGCTCGTGGCCTCTGCTGACGAACAACCTGTGGTCATTCAGTGA
- the upp gene encoding uracil phosphoribosyltransferase has translation MKIVEVKHPLVKHKLGLMREHDISTKRFRELASEVGSLLTYEATADLVTEKVTVEGWCGPVEVEQIKGKKITVVPILRAGLGMMEGVLEHVPSARISVVGVYRNEETLEPVPYFQKLVSNIAERMALVVDPMLATGGSMIATIDLLKKAGCHSIKVLVLVAAPEGLAALEKAHPDIELYTASIDQYLNENGYIVPGLGDAGDKIFGTK, from the coding sequence ATGAAGATCGTTGAGGTGAAACACCCGCTGGTGAAACACAAGCTGGGGCTGATGCGTGAGCATGATATCAGCACTAAACGCTTTCGTGAGCTGGCTTCTGAAGTGGGTAGTTTGCTGACCTATGAAGCGACGGCCGATCTGGTGACGGAAAAAGTCACCGTTGAGGGCTGGTGCGGGCCGGTTGAAGTTGAGCAGATCAAAGGGAAAAAAATTACCGTAGTCCCTATCCTGCGTGCCGGTCTGGGCATGATGGAAGGGGTGCTGGAACACGTGCCGAGCGCACGTATCAGCGTGGTGGGGGTTTATCGTAATGAAGAAACCCTGGAGCCTGTGCCGTATTTCCAGAAACTGGTGTCCAATATCGCAGAGCGTATGGCGTTGGTGGTTGATCCGATGCTGGCAACCGGTGGTTCGATGATTGCCACTATCGATCTGCTGAAAAAAGCGGGCTGCCACAGTATCAAAGTGTTGGTACTGGTGGCGGCGCCGGAAGGGCTCGCCGCACTGGAGAAAGCGCACCCGGATATTGAATTGTATACCGCTTCCATCGATCAATACCTGAATGAAAATGGCTACATCGTGCCTGGCTTGGGTGACGCGGGCGATAAGATATTTGGTACCAAATAA